The DNA segment CCATCCGCGGGACGTCGGCGGGATCGGCCACACCGGCACCGCGACCGCCGACGACCTGGCGCGCACCGCGGACCTGGTGATCGGCGTCGGCACCCGCTTCACCGACTTCACCACCGCCTCCGGCACCCTCTTCCAGCACCCGGACGTCCGCTTCCTGCACCTCAACATCGCGCCCCACGACGCCCACAAGCTGGCCGCGCTGCCCCTGGTCGCGGACGCCCGCACCGGCCTGGAGGCGCTGACCGGGGCGCTGGCGTCCTACACGACGGACGGCGCGTACGCGGACGCGTACACGGCGGCCAAGGAGCGCTGGGAGCGGCGCGTCGACGCCTGCTTCGCGAGCCCCGACCCCGAGGCGCGGCCGACCCAGCACCAGGTCCTCGGCGCGCTCGACGCCCTGGTGGACGAGTCGGACATCGTGATCAACGCGGCCGGTTCGCTCCCCGGTGATCTGCACCAGCTGTGGCGGGCGCGCTCGCGCGACCAGTACCACCTGGAGTACGGCTACTCCTGCATGGGCTACGAGATGCCGGCCGCGCTCGGCGTGAAGCTGGCGGCGCCCGAGCGGAACGTCTGGGCGCTGGTCGGGGACGGCACGTATCTGATGATGCCGACCGAGATCGTGACCGCCGTGCAGGAGGGCGTCGCGATCAAGGTGCTGCTGGTGCAGAACCACGGGTACGCGTCCATCGGAGGGCTCTCGGAGACGGTGGGCGGCGAGCGGTTCGGCACCGCGTACCGGTTCAGGACGGAGGAGGGCACCTACACGGGCGCCCCGCTGCCCGTCGATCTCGCGGCCAACGCGGCCAGCCTGGGGATGCGGGTCCTGCGGGCGGGGAACGTGCGGGAACTGCGCGCGGCGCTCGCCGAGGCGCGGGCCGCCGACACTCCCACATGTGTCTACGTCGAGACCAAAACGTCCGACACTGTGTCGGGCGCGCCCGGGGCGCAGTCCTGGTGGGATGTTCCCGTGGCCGCGAGCGCGACCCGAACACCCGCGGTCACGGCACGTGAGCAGTACGAACGGCACGTCTCGACCCGACGCCGCCATCTGTGAACAAGGAGTCTCTGGGCATGACGAAGATCGTCAACCACTGGATCGGCGGGAAGACCGTCGAAGGCGCGTCGGGCACGTACGGGCCGGTCACCGACCCGGCGACCGGCGCGGTCACCACCAAGGTCGCGTTCGCCTCCGTCGAGGAGGTGGACGCCGCGGTCGCCGCCGCCAAGGACGCCTTCGCGACCTGGGGCCAGTCCTCGCTCGCGCAGCGCACCACGATCCTCTTCAGGTTCCGGGCGCTGCTGGACGCGCACCGCGACGAGATCGCGGAGCTGATCACCGCCGAGCACGGCAAGGTGCACTCCGACGCGCTCGGCGAGGTCGCCCGCGGCCTGGAGATCGTGGACCTGGCCTGCGGCATCAACGTGCAGCTCAAGGGCGAGCTGTCCACGCAGGTCGCGAGCCGCGTGGACGTGGCCTCGATCCGCCAGCCGCTCGGCGTGGTCGCGGGCATCACGCCGTTCAACTTCCCGGCGATGGTCCCGATGTGGATGTTCCCGATGGCCATCGCGACCGGCAACACCTTCGTGCTCAAGCCGAGCGAGAAGGACCCGTCCGCCTCCCTGCGCATCGCCGAGCTGCTGGCCGAGGCCGGGCTCCCGGACGGCGTGTTCAACGTGGTGCACGGCGACAAGGTGGCCGTGGACCGGCTCCTGGAGCACCCGGACGTGAAGGCCGTCTCCTTCGTCGGCTCCACCCCGATCGCCCGCTACATCCACACCACCGCCTCCGCCAACGGCAAGCGCGTGCAGGCCCTGGGCGGTGCCAAGAACCACATGCTGGTGCTGCCGGACGCCGACCTGGACGCGGCGGCCGACGCGGCCGTCTCCGCGGCCTACGGCTCGGCCGGCGAGCGCTGCATGGCGATCTCGGCGGTCGTCGCGGTCGGCGCCATCGGCGACGAGCTGGTGGCGAAGATCCGCGAGCGCGCCGAGAAGATCAAGATCGGTCCGGGCGACGACCCGGCCTCCGAGATGGGCCCGCTGATCACCGCCGTCCACCGCGACAAGGTGGCCTCCTACGTCACCGGCGCGGCCGCCGAGGGCGCCGAGGTGGTCCTGGACGGCACCGGCTACACGGTCGAGGGGTACGAGAACGGCCACTGGATCGGC comes from the Streptomyces sp. SUK 48 genome and includes:
- the iolD gene encoding 3D-(3,5/4)-trihydroxycyclohexane-1,2-dione acylhydrolase (decyclizing) — encoded protein: MTTRLTVAQALVRFLTAQHTERDGERRRLIGATWGIFGHGNVAGIGQALVEYAGVMPYHQGRNEQSMVHAAVGYARQCGRLATHAVTTSIGPGATNLVTGAALATVNHLPVLLLPGDVFATRPADPVLQQLEVPYAGDVSVNDTLRPVSRYFDRITRPEQLIPSALAAMRVLTDPVDTGAVTLALPQDVQAEAYDWPEEFFAERVWTVRRPGPDPAELARAAAAVRAARRPLLVAGGGVRHSRAEAALAAFAEATGIPVASTQAGKGALRYDHPRDVGGIGHTGTATADDLARTADLVIGVGTRFTDFTTASGTLFQHPDVRFLHLNIAPHDAHKLAALPLVADARTGLEALTGALASYTTDGAYADAYTAAKERWERRVDACFASPDPEARPTQHQVLGALDALVDESDIVINAAGSLPGDLHQLWRARSRDQYHLEYGYSCMGYEMPAALGVKLAAPERNVWALVGDGTYLMMPTEIVTAVQEGVAIKVLLVQNHGYASIGGLSETVGGERFGTAYRFRTEEGTYTGAPLPVDLAANAASLGMRVLRAGNVRELRAALAEARAADTPTCVYVETKTSDTVSGAPGAQSWWDVPVAASATRTPAVTAREQYERHVSTRRRHL
- the mmsA gene encoding CoA-acylating methylmalonate-semialdehyde dehydrogenase is translated as MTKIVNHWIGGKTVEGASGTYGPVTDPATGAVTTKVAFASVEEVDAAVAAAKDAFATWGQSSLAQRTTILFRFRALLDAHRDEIAELITAEHGKVHSDALGEVARGLEIVDLACGINVQLKGELSTQVASRVDVASIRQPLGVVAGITPFNFPAMVPMWMFPMAIATGNTFVLKPSEKDPSASLRIAELLAEAGLPDGVFNVVHGDKVAVDRLLEHPDVKAVSFVGSTPIARYIHTTASANGKRVQALGGAKNHMLVLPDADLDAAADAAVSAAYGSAGERCMAISAVVAVGAIGDELVAKIRERAEKIKIGPGDDPASEMGPLITAVHRDKVASYVTGAAAEGAEVVLDGTGYTVEGYENGHWIGISLLDKVPTTAKAYRDEIFGPVLCVLRVDTYEEGVALMNASPFGNGTAIFTRDGGAARRFQMEIEAGMVGVNVPIPVPVGYHSFGGWKDSLFGDHHIYGNDGTHFYTRGKVVTTRWPDPADAPAGVDLGFPRNH